The region ATAGATTCAAGAATCCAAGCCTTTTCACAGCTGCCCTTACGCTCCACACAAAGGCGCTGTGGTATACCTCGAGCCTGCGTACTCCGCTACGTAAACTTCGCGCCAGCGTCGTTAAGTTACTTTACTGACGTCACAGGTTTTCTTTCTGCAGGCTGAAGTCAGCTGGTGGCCATGTCGGTGAAGATAACATAAAAATCCAAAGTTGCTGTTCTGAAtgcactacaaaataaataaataatatatagatagGATATTGGATATTACGAAATTGCCTCTTGCCTGGCGAGAACCCATTTGTCCGCATAGATAGAAGATAGATGTCAAATTATTATCTTTACTTTAGCACCACCTAAAGGCTAAAACCTGTCATTGTTGCGTGGGGCTGGCCCAATGTTCTGTGCATATTTTACAGAGTTTGACTAATGTATTAAtcgtattaatattttttaagccTGGCGTGGGGAAGTTTCAAATTGCAGATGATGGTCTGTTAATGTCAATTTATTAGCACATATAACTGTACGTTTACTTCGAGATTATTCGTAAATCAACAATCTAGCAACCGACTCGTTGCACTGTTCGTTGTAGTGGGGGGAATATTTCGAGTAGCTCCGTTTTCCATTCGGACTGAATAACACGACGGGCCACTTATAGAATTTCAGTGTTCGGGTCAGCTTGTAACAGCAATGTatctataataatacaatataaaaacacgAGCGTATCTGCAGTTTAGTATACGAGGGATTATATTTATTAAGGTACAATATTCAGTGGTGTGTGTTTCACTGATCGAGTCCGGATGCACTTCTCATTCGCAAGAGAAATCCATGTGACCTTAATTTGGAACGTAAGTAATTTGTAgaatatgaaattaaaatgtgtaattatatttTGGGCAAATGGTTTGTGCTTTGCAGAGCCATTTGTGTCATACAATTAACTCTGATAAAGCCAAGGAAAAGGTCATTCTAGTCCAGTGAGACAAGGAATTTCGTTTAAGAAATGCACGCAGAATGGTGTCCGCAAGAAAAAGATTATCCGAATGTTCCGCTCTATGGGTCCAACTGACGGACAGCGCCCCCTCCCGACTCCTGAACCACTTGAGTTGTTCAATAGCTCAAATTTAGAAGTGTCTAAAACTATCACTGTTAAATGTGATAGTTTTACCTCGGTGTCATTTTTTGGGATCCTTTTATCGCTAGAAACTTTTGTCGCATCAAGTGTGCATGCAGCATGCTGGAAGCAGACATGTTTTCTGCTAGGACAAGCTAATTGGTGTTACAACAGTGCAAATGTCAAAACCTCTTAGTATGAAACAACACGGGCAAGTAGCATGTGTCACATTAGAGATCCATTCTAGCTTGTATATTGCTAAAATTGCTCTCTGTAGTCTCATTATTATTGCAGAATATATTCACACAGCTTATAAATTTAGTGGATCATGacattgttgtctttttttgttgtgttttttaattgtcagATTATGCTagatgtgaataaaaaaatatgtaaactacTGCAATTGGTACTAAACCAGTGTCCTCAGTTAATGCTGAACAAATGCTTTCTGCGATAGACCACCATTACTGTAAATTTCAAGGTAATCAATCTTGGAAAAGGTTTGTGaatcagaaaatattttttgtatgctttGCTGTAATTTTTCCATTTGCTGCTTTTGTGTTGCTTCaaattttgcttctttttttttggtcaagGACAGAGTTGACTAAAGAAAGACAACCAAATCTGGATTCTTTCCTGTGACAAACAATACCCTTTCCAGCAAAAAAACTAGGGGGATTACTTTTGTAGACAATGGCTTTGGTCACAAACAGACTCATGTGTATTAAAAACAGTCGTGCATACCTTAAAGCAAGCTTGTACCCTCTGTCCAATGGGGTACCCCCTGAACAGGCGCACACCCGGCGCTATCGCAGGCCTGGTGTGCCACCAGAAAACATTCCTCCCTGGAAGAGAATTAACTTGAACTTTGCCAAGGGTGTAGAGGGTGTGAAAAAGCACTTTGGCCTCCTGAAAAAAGAGATGCTGGATCGTTTCGAGGGACCAGAAGGGAGACCCTTGAAGGAACACATTCTGGAGCAGACGCGGGTGATCTGGGAATTCCGGGGCCCGGAAAGCCTGGCACATTGGGTGGCGTCTTCAGACAGGGAGATTGGAGGGAAGAGTGAGGCATATATGAAAATGGGTAGAAACAACCTTACCGTTCTGCTGTATGGGAACCTCTGCACTGAGGTTCCCAGAGATGGGGAGACAAGATATAGTGGGTACTGCTCACTACGATCGAAGCAGTTACTGGTAAGTACAACATGGGCTTCCCTCACATGTCCATTTGTGAGTGCTAGTAGAGCAGTTTTGTTGTTTAAGGGCAAAGTACTGTACAGGAGTTCTTGATGTGACTTCTGGACCCGAACATTGATGTTATCATTCTCCACAAAGGATACATATCCCCAGCTACTGGATAATCTTGCTACCATCTTTATTTAGCACAGTGTTAATACTGAATTTGATGACAGTTGGATAAAGGGTTCTCCAGAgtaatgcaaaaaaatgtaagtgtgatatGTGGAGGGTCAGACAGACACTCCCTCTAGTCCCCAGGAACTGTTATATTCAATAACTTCTGCTACATAGTAATACTAAGTTTAATTATAATTGAACATGTGGTTATCCAGAGATATGCAGAAATGTAAAGTGTGATATACCACTGACATATCCCCTTATAATAACATTTACCAGGTCTAGATCATACTCCCGTTCTGAATCAACAGaagttttctgttcccacaattaGCCACTCATTTGCACTAAGTGCAGTGCTTACCAGAGGGAATTCTCTTTGCTAAGTGCAGTGCTTACCAGAGGGAATTCTCTTTGCTAAGTGCAGTGCTTACCAGAGGGAATTCTCTTTGTTAAGTGCAGCGCTTACCGGAGGGAATTCTCTTTGCCCTGGCTGCGCTCATGAGGAAAGCTTAAGAAAGACATTCCCGAGTTGAGTTTTGATATTTGATGtgtgaaataaaaagtataaaaacaatatggattgtttaaaaatatatattgctgcaATAGAGACAGCATTAAATACCGCAGAGGGTTTCTGTAATGCAAAAGACAAACCGATGCAAGctgtatttcaaaacaaaataaataatagtttttctGTAAATCTGAGGTGCAACGtggactgttgtttttttttccccaataggGTGCTTTTGATCGTAAGAAGCACCATGACTGGTCCAGTTTCAATTCCCTGTACCTGCGTATTCGAGGAGACGGGCGACCGTGGATGATCAACATTGCAGCCGAAACATATTTCTCTCATCAGAAGGACGACATGTACAACTATTTCCTCTTTACTCGGGGTGGACCCTACTGGCAAGATGTAAAGGTATTGGATACCAGATATTTAATATATCCACAGCTGGGTGTACAGTTAAATACGGCTGATGTTGCCTCCATATTCATAGCCATCTGATTTAAGTTGGGTATATAGACATAACACTTTGAGTTCTTGGGATATAATGCAGTGATCTAAACAGCACCACTATTTAACTATTGAAATATAACCAAACATGGCATTTGACTTGCtttcaaagagaaaaatacaCCAGAGATTCACACagtttttttgtgctttaaataaaacccattgttttaatatttgatacagctgtattctatgattttcttcattttaaagtgttacagagcaCTGCAGCATTTACAAGAGACACATtctgttacctttgctgtgtctcatgttgacatttttcaattaCAGGTGATGAGCCATAAATCAACTGGGTAACATATTCCCAACATTTGCTCTACAGAGTTCACCAGGAGAAAAATAATTTATCTTATAAACATTACAGTGCATCATCCTCCCTCCTACAACAATGCTGGTTTTGTGTTCCCGCAATACACCACTCacttcaatcagagcaccagcattgttgcaggagggaacaTAATCTGTATACACTGCAGTGTTGACTCCACTGGCTTGTGTATTAACAAATGTTTGAACCAGCCACTTTACCAGTGCTGgttactttaatttaatttagtttctcTTCATTTCTTCTTCCAATTTTAGATTCCATTTTCAAAGTTCTTTCTTTCCAGCCGTGGGAGAATACAAGACAGCCAG is a window of Polyodon spathula isolate WHYD16114869_AA chromosome 12, ASM1765450v1, whole genome shotgun sequence DNA encoding:
- the LOC121324235 gene encoding complex I intermediate-associated protein 30, mitochondrial-like isoform X1; translated protein: MALVTNRLMCIKNSRAYLKASLYPLSNGVPPEQAHTRRYRRPGVPPENIPPWKRINLNFAKGVEGVKKHFGLLKKEMLDRFEGPEGRPLKEHILEQTRVIWEFRGPESLAHWVASSDREIGGKSEAYMKMGRNNLTVLLYGNLCTEVPRDGETRYSGYCSLRSKQLLGAFDRKKHHDWSSFNSLYLRIRGDGRPWMINIAAETYFSHQKDDMYNYFLFTRGGPYWQDVKIPFSKFFLSSRGRIQDSQHPLWLDKINTIGFTLGDKADGPFQLEIDFIGVCNDRAHTEEFAYEKYKRNPEV
- the LOC121324235 gene encoding complex I intermediate-associated protein 30, mitochondrial-like isoform X2, coding for MALVTNRLMCIKNSRAYLKASLYPLSNGVPPEQAHTRRYRRPGVPPENIPPWKRINLNFAKGVEGVKKHFGLLKKEMLDRFEGPEGRPLKEHILEQTRVIWEFRGPESLAHWVASSDREIGGKSEAYMKMGRNNLTVLLYGNLCTEVPRDGETRYSGYCSLRSKQLLGAFDRKKHHDWSSFNSLYLRIRGDGRPWMINIAAETYFSHQKDDMYNYFLFTRGGPYWQDVKPWENTRQPASSLVRQDQHYWLYPG